Sequence from the Sphingomonas suaedae genome:
CGCGATTGGCGGCGTGATGAACTTCATCACCAAGACCGATTTCGAAGGGCTGGCGCTCAACGGATTCACCGACATCACCGAGCGGGGTGACTCGCCGATCTACCGCCTTTCGGCGACCGCGGGCTATGGCGACCTGAAGAGCGACGGCTTCAACGTCATGGCGGCGGTCAGCAAGAGCTGGAACGGCATCCTGCGCGGATCGAAGCGCGATTTCGTCAACGGCGACCAGCCCGATCGCGGGCTTTCGGTCGATACGCGCGGCACGCCGATCGCGACGATGTTCGCGAACGGGCCCAACGCGATCTTCGCGCCGACGGGGAGCCTGCTCAGCGGCGTTCCGTTGCTGATCCCGGGTACGACGATCACCGCCAATGGCGGTATCAATACGCTCGACCTGCCGGGCGGCGCGGGATGCGAATCCTTCGACGGCGGCATGGCCTATGACGACGCGCTGTGGGCCAATCCCAGTGCGCGCTATGCCTGCGCATGGGATACGGGCCGCGCCGCGATCCTGCAGCAGCCGCTGGAGACGCTGACCTATTACAGCCGCGCCACGGTCGCGCTCGGCAAGCACACGCTGTTCGCCGAATTCACCGGGTCCGACGCGGATTCGTCGAAGCAATTCTCTTCGAACCAATATGCGGGCAATACGAGCACCACCCCGCTCTACTATCCGATGAACGCGCTTACCCAGTCGACCTATGACCAGGTCTATAACGCACTGGTGGCCGTGTTTCCGGGCGTTGCGGCAAATTACGGCAAGCCGATCGCCTATCGCTGGCGGTGTGAAGTGTGCGGGCCGCGTGAATATGAAACCAATACCAAGACGCTGCGCGCGGCGATCGGCATCGACGGGCCGTTGTTCGGCGGGTGGGATTATCGCGCGGGCGCATCCTATGCGCGTAGTGAATCGACGTCAGTGCTGGGGACGGGCTATGCCTATCGCGGCATCTTCTCCTCGACCGCGCGGGCGAATGCTTCGGGCGTGCCGGGCGCCGTTTCGGGCGGAATCGATCCGCGCGCGCCGACCGCGCCTGGAGCCAGCGCACCGGGCATCGTCGGATTGCTCAACAGCGGCATCCTGAATCCGTTTTCGATCACCCAGACACCGGAGGCGATGGCCGCGCTTGATGCGGTTTCGGCTTCGGGCGTGACCTTGTATGGTGGCCGCTATGAGGTGCGCCAGTTCGACGCATCGATCTCGGGATCGCTGTTCCAGCTTCCCGGCGGCATGGTCCAGATGGCGGTCGGCGTCGACTACCGCCGCGAAAGCTACAACTTCAATGGCTCGGCCGAGGCGGAGCTGGATCGTCCGGAAATCTTCAACGTCGCATTCGACAATGCCAATGCGCTCGCAACCAAGAGCCGCGACGTGAAGGCGGCCTATGCCGAGGTGCTCATCCCGATCTTCGAACCGCTCGAGATTTCGGTCGCCGGGCGCGTCGACGACTATACCGGCTTTGGCAGCACGTTTAACCCGAAGGTTACCGCGCGCTTCACGCCGGTCGACTGGCTGATGTTCCGCGGATCGTACAATACCGGCTTCCGCGTGCCGACGTTCAACCAGATCTTCAACGGCCAGACGCTGAGCCCGAACCCGACCACGAACTCGCTGGTCGATCCGTCGACCTGCCCGAGCGGGGTGGTCAGCACTACCGATCCGAACTGCGCCGCGATCAATCCGGATACGCTGAGCGGCGGCAACCCGAATGTGGGTCCGGAAACGTCCGAACAATATTCGGTCGGCGTGGTATTCCGCCCGGCACCGCGGTTCAGCGCCTCGGTCGATTTCTGGTCGATCGCGGTCGACGACACGATCGGAGCGCTGACGCTTCGCCAGCTGTTCGACAATTACCAGTTCTTCGAGGACCGGATCACCCGGACCGGGGGAATCATCACGCAGGTGGACCTGACCGCCGACAATATCGGTTCGCGCCGTACCAAGGGTCTCGAATTCGCGCTGCGTGGCGCGTTCGACGGCCTTGGCGGCATGTTCGACCTGGGCATGAACGGCACCTGGCTGCTCGAGAAGAAGGAGCGGTTCCTGCCGTCCGCGCCGTATAGCGATATCGTCGGGGTGTTCAGCTATGCCGGGGACCTGGGCCTGGAGTGGAAGCATAATGCGTGGGTGAGCTTTGCCACGCAGGACACGTCGGTGACCTTCTCGCAAATCTATCGCAGTGGATATGAGAATAACGGACTGCCGAGCCTGGCCAACAACCAGAGCGCGACGCGGCCCAACTATAACGAGCGGGTCGATGCCTATATCATCTATAATCTGTCGGTGACGCAGCGCGTCGGCGAAGGGTTCAAGCTGACCGCGGGCATCAAGAACATCTTCGATACCGATCCGCCCTTTGCGATCACCTATGACAGCAACACCGGCGCGGGCAGCTCGTGGGAGCCGCGCGTTGCGGACCCGCGCGGCCGTTCGTTCACCATCGCGGCCGAGGTCAAGTTCTAAGGCCGGTTTGACGAACCCAAGCAAGGGGCCGGTTCGCAGCGATGCGGACCGGCCTTTTTGTGTTCCTGGCGCGGCGCCGGCCCGCTTAGCTGCGCGTACAGAGGTTGCGGAATCGCTGGGAGAGGAAGTCGATCACCAGCTCGACGCGAGCCGGGCGCAATGTGCTGGGCGGGGTGAGGAGGTGGAGGGCGATGTTCATCGGTGACCAATCCTGTAATATCTCGACCAATTTCCCCGCCGCCAGCTCGCGGTCGATGATGAAATCGGGCAGGCGCGCGATGCCGAGCCCGGCGAGCAAGGCGGGGAGCATCGCATCGCCATTGTCGGTGGTAAGTGGCCCGGCGGGGCGCACCGCTGCCTCTTCGCCATCCGCCTTTCGGAAATGCCAGGTGCCGATCGCATTGGCGTAAAGGAAACAGGCATGGTGGGCGAGGTCGGCCGGGTGGCGGGGCGTGCCATGCTGCTCCAGATAGGCGGGCGCGGCGACGACGCGGGCGGTGATCGGGGCGAGGCGGCGTGCGCGGAGCGAAGAGTCGGGCAGGTCGGCGATCCGCAGCGCGATGTCGAACCCGTCGGCGACGATATCGACACGGGCGTCGGACAGGCGCAGATCGATCTCGATCCCCGGATGCGCGGCGATCAGGTCCGCGATCGCGTCGGCGACGAAGCGGATGCCGAAGGTGATCGGCGCCGCGATGCGGACCATGCCGGCAGGCGCCTTGGCGGAATCGAGCGCGGCCTCTTCCGCCGCCTGCGCCTCGGCCAGGATGCGTCCGGCGCGCTCGGCGAGCGCAGTGCCGCTATCGGTGAGGGTCAGGCGGCGCGAGGTGCGGTGGAACAGCGCGGTGCCAAGCTGCGCCTCCAGCCGCGCGATCGCCTTTGACACGGTCGCCTTGCTGACCCCGATCGCGGCCGCCGCGCCGCTGAACGAGCGATGCTCGACGACGCAGGCGAAGATGGCCCATGCTTCGAAATCTGGAAGGCGCATGTGTTTGCTCCGCGTTACGCCTCACCTATAAACCCGAAACGATCCGTTTCAAACGTTTCCATTTACGCGTCGATCGCAACGCCTATCTTGGCTCCAACACAAGGAGGCACCAATGATCGAGAAACGCTCGTTCGACAGCCTGGGCCATGCCGATCACGGGTGGCTGAATGCACGTCACCATTTCAGTTTTGCCAATTACTACGACCCCGACCGGATGGGATGGGGCGCGATCCGCGTCTGGAACGACGACGAAATCGCCCCGAACAGCGGCTTTCCGCCGCACCCGCACCGCGACATGGAGATCATTACCTATGTCCGGACCGGCGCGATCACCCATCAGGATTCGATGGGCAATAAAGGCAAGACCGGGGCCGGTGACGTCCAGGTGATGAGCGCGGGGACCGGAGTCCGCCACGCCGAATATAATCTGGAGGGCGAGAAGACGACGCTCTTCCAGATCTGGATCCTGCCGCGGGAGGCCGGCGGTGCGCCCAGCTGGGGCGCCAAGCCGTTTCCCAAGGGCGAGCGTTCGGGCAAGTTCGTGACCCTGGCGAGCGGCTTTGCAGAGGATAGCGATGCGCTGCCAATCCGGGCCGATGCCCGGGTGCTGGGCGCGACGATCAAGGCCGGCGAGAGCGTGACTCACAGCGTCGGCGAGGGGCGGCATGCCTATCTCGTCCCAGCGGTCGGACGGATCGAAATCGATGGAAAGCCGTTCGATGCCCGTGACGGCGCGGCGCTGAGCGGCGGCCAGACGGTGACGATCACCGCGATCGAGGACGCCGAAATCGTCCTGGTCGATTCAGACTGACAGACCCCCCGGAGCGGTCCGCATTCCCCCCTCCCAAGGCGGGCCGCTCCACCCTTTTCCTCATCGCCAATCAAGGAGACAGGCCGTGACCAAGGTTCTGGTGCTTTATTACTCGTCCTATGGCCATATCGAACAGATGGCCGAAGCGGTTGCCGAGGGCGCGCGTTCGGCCGGCGCCACGGTCGATATCCGCCGCGTACCCGAAACCGCGCCCGAAGCCGTGGTCAAGGGCGCAGGCTTCAAGACCGATAGCGCCCACCCGCTGATCGACGGCCCCGACGCGCTCAAGGACTATGACGCGATCATCGTCGGATCGCCCACCCGATTCGGCCGGATGGCGAGCCAGATGGCGAGCTTCTGGGATACCGCCGGCGGCGTCTGGTATCAGGGCGCGCTGCACGGCAAGGTCGGCGGCGCCTTCACCTCGAGCGCGACCCAGCATGGCGGCAACGAGACGACGTTGTTCAGCATCATCACCAATTTGCTGCACTTCGGGCTGACCATCGTCGGGCTGGATTATGGCCATGCCGACCAGCAGAAGATCGACGAAGTGCTGGGCGGTGCCCCCTACGGCGCGACCACCGTCGCAGGCGGCGACGGCAGCCGTCAGCCGAGCGTGATCGACCTTGCGGGCGCCCGCTATCAGGGCCGCCGCATCGCCGAAGTGGCGACCAAGCTGGCCGCATGACATGACGCGCGCCGTGCAACCCGCTTTGTTCGTGTCGCACGGTTCGCCGATGATCCTGTTCGAACCCAGCCCGGCGCGGGATTTCCTCGCCGGGCTGGGATCGCAGGTTGCGCGGCCCGACGCGATCCTGATGCTCTCCGCGCATCACGATATGGCGGGGCCGGTGGCAACGGCATCGCCTGCGCCGCCGACGATCCATGATTTCGGCGGGTTTCCACAGAAATTGTTCGACGTCCGCTATCCCGCTCCGGGCGATCCCGCGCTGGCGGCGGAGGTCGCGGCGCTGGTGGGGGGAGCGGGCATTGCGGTCGCGCTGGACGGGCAGCGTGGGCTGGACCATGGAGCATGGGTGCCGCTGCTGTTGGCCTGGCCGGATGCGGACATACCGGTGGTACAGCTGTCGATCAGCAGCGCGCATCCGCCGGAATGGCACTATCGCGTGGGACAGGCGCTGACGCCGCTGCGCGAACGCAATGTGCTCATCATCGGATCGGGCAGCCTGACCCACAATCTGCGCGCGATCTTTGCCGAACGGCGCGATCATGATGCGGCGGTGCCGGAGTGGGTTTCGGAATTTGCCGATTGGGTGCAGGCGCGGTTCGACGTCGGCGACAGGGATGCGGTGCTGCACGCCGTGGAGCGCGGGCCGCACGGGCGGCGCAACCATCCGACGCCGGACCATATCCTGCCGCTGTTCGCCGCGATGGGGGCGGGCGGGGCGCAGGCCGAGCGTCTGCACCACAGCTACACCTATGGCGTGCTGGCGATGGATGCCTATCGCTTCGGGTAAGGGAGTTCAGACCCTAAGGCTGGCGTCGCACGCGCGGCGGTGGCAAGGCGTGGGGATGATACAGGATCAGGTACTTTTCATCGACGGCGAAGCGATCGTGATCGACAAGCCCGCCGGACTTCCGGTCGATCGGCCGCGCGACGGGTCGCTGAGCCTGGAGAACCATCTCGGCAACCTGACCTTTGGCTTCCAGCGCTGGCCGACGCCGGTCCATAGGCTGGATCGCGACACCAGCGGGTGTCTGCTCCTTGCGCGCAATCCCAAGGCCCATGCGCGGTTCCAGCAGGCGTTTGAGGCGGGGCAGGTCACCAAACGCTATCTTGCGGTGATCGACGGGATTCCCGATGCGCCATCGGGGATGATCGACCTGCCGCTGGTCAAGGTGTCCAGCGCCGAGCGTGGCTGGCGCATGACCGGCAGGCCGGACGGCAAGTCGGCGCGGACGCGCTGGCGGATGCTGGC
This genomic interval carries:
- a CDS encoding TonB-dependent receptor domain-containing protein, producing MRTKAALFVTACSLAFPAIAQEAPTTPPAQSEAGESAEVLITGSRIKQDPSRSALPLEIFTTEDFTREGINSPEQLVSLLSTNGNGADNLASNTDVVSGAQRGTNGLSAANLRGQGSASTLVLLNGRRIAAHGLQGSAVDVNQIPFAAIERVEVLKDGASAIYGTDAIGGVMNFITKTDFEGLALNGFTDITERGDSPIYRLSATAGYGDLKSDGFNVMAAVSKSWNGILRGSKRDFVNGDQPDRGLSVDTRGTPIATMFANGPNAIFAPTGSLLSGVPLLIPGTTITANGGINTLDLPGGAGCESFDGGMAYDDALWANPSARYACAWDTGRAAILQQPLETLTYYSRATVALGKHTLFAEFTGSDADSSKQFSSNQYAGNTSTTPLYYPMNALTQSTYDQVYNALVAVFPGVAANYGKPIAYRWRCEVCGPREYETNTKTLRAAIGIDGPLFGGWDYRAGASYARSESTSVLGTGYAYRGIFSSTARANASGVPGAVSGGIDPRAPTAPGASAPGIVGLLNSGILNPFSITQTPEAMAALDAVSASGVTLYGGRYEVRQFDASISGSLFQLPGGMVQMAVGVDYRRESYNFNGSAEAELDRPEIFNVAFDNANALATKSRDVKAAYAEVLIPIFEPLEISVAGRVDDYTGFGSTFNPKVTARFTPVDWLMFRGSYNTGFRVPTFNQIFNGQTLSPNPTTNSLVDPSTCPSGVVSTTDPNCAAINPDTLSGGNPNVGPETSEQYSVGVVFRPAPRFSASVDFWSIAVDDTIGALTLRQLFDNYQFFEDRITRTGGIITQVDLTADNIGSRRTKGLEFALRGAFDGLGGMFDLGMNGTWLLEKKERFLPSAPYSDIVGVFSYAGDLGLEWKHNAWVSFATQDTSVTFSQIYRSGYENNGLPSLANNQSATRPNYNERVDAYIIYNLSVTQRVGEGFKLTAGIKNIFDTDPPFAITYDSNTGAGSSWEPRVADPRGRSFTIAAEVKF
- a CDS encoding LysR family transcriptional regulator codes for the protein MRLPDFEAWAIFACVVEHRSFSGAAAAIGVSKATVSKAIARLEAQLGTALFHRTSRRLTLTDSGTALAERAGRILAEAQAAEEAALDSAKAPAGMVRIAAPITFGIRFVADAIADLIAAHPGIEIDLRLSDARVDIVADGFDIALRIADLPDSSLRARRLAPITARVVAAPAYLEQHGTPRHPADLAHHACFLYANAIGTWHFRKADGEEAAVRPAGPLTTDNGDAMLPALLAGLGIARLPDFIIDRELAAGKLVEILQDWSPMNIALHLLTPPSTLRPARVELVIDFLSQRFRNLCTRS
- a CDS encoding pirin family protein; protein product: MIEKRSFDSLGHADHGWLNARHHFSFANYYDPDRMGWGAIRVWNDDEIAPNSGFPPHPHRDMEIITYVRTGAITHQDSMGNKGKTGAGDVQVMSAGTGVRHAEYNLEGEKTTLFQIWILPREAGGAPSWGAKPFPKGERSGKFVTLASGFAEDSDALPIRADARVLGATIKAGESVTHSVGEGRHAYLVPAVGRIEIDGKPFDARDGAALSGGQTVTITAIEDAEIVLVDSD
- the wrbA gene encoding NAD(P)H:quinone oxidoreductase; its protein translation is MTKVLVLYYSSYGHIEQMAEAVAEGARSAGATVDIRRVPETAPEAVVKGAGFKTDSAHPLIDGPDALKDYDAIIVGSPTRFGRMASQMASFWDTAGGVWYQGALHGKVGGAFTSSATQHGGNETTLFSIITNLLHFGLTIVGLDYGHADQQKIDEVLGGAPYGATTVAGGDGSRQPSVIDLAGARYQGRRIAEVATKLAA
- a CDS encoding DODA-type extradiol aromatic ring-opening family dioxygenase, whose amino-acid sequence is MTRAVQPALFVSHGSPMILFEPSPARDFLAGLGSQVARPDAILMLSAHHDMAGPVATASPAPPTIHDFGGFPQKLFDVRYPAPGDPALAAEVAALVGGAGIAVALDGQRGLDHGAWVPLLLAWPDADIPVVQLSISSAHPPEWHYRVGQALTPLRERNVLIIGSGSLTHNLRAIFAERRDHDAAVPEWVSEFADWVQARFDVGDRDAVLHAVERGPHGRRNHPTPDHILPLFAAMGAGGAQAERLHHSYTYGVLAMDAYRFG
- a CDS encoding RluA family pseudouridine synthase encodes the protein MIQDQVLFIDGEAIVIDKPAGLPVDRPRDGSLSLENHLGNLTFGFQRWPTPVHRLDRDTSGCLLLARNPKAHARFQQAFEAGQVTKRYLAVIDGIPDAPSGMIDLPLVKVSSAERGWRMTGRPDGKSARTRWRMLASRDGRAFIAFYPETGRTHQIRVHSAEGLGFPITGDPVYGVANGRTMMLHAAQLTVPRPGKPDVHAEAPTPDAFRALGFAGGSGDDGD